The following are encoded in a window of Corynebacterium marinum DSM 44953 genomic DNA:
- the moaC gene encoding cyclic pyranopterin monophosphate synthase MoaC — protein MKFTHLNEAGTAYMVDVTEKQPTVRAATARGEVACSPDVLGALRDGTVPKGDVLAVARIAGISAAKKVPDLLPLAHTIGVHGCAVDLEILDDHVAIEATVRTADRTGVEMEALTAVTVAALAVIDMVKGVDRSAYIRTCGITAKSGGRSGDWSRELPR, from the coding sequence ATGAAGTTCACCCACCTCAATGAGGCCGGCACCGCCTACATGGTCGACGTGACCGAAAAGCAGCCGACGGTCCGCGCCGCCACCGCCCGCGGCGAGGTCGCCTGCTCCCCGGATGTGCTCGGCGCGCTCCGCGACGGCACCGTGCCCAAGGGCGACGTCCTCGCCGTCGCCCGGATCGCCGGTATCTCGGCGGCGAAGAAGGTGCCGGATCTGCTGCCCCTGGCGCACACGATCGGGGTGCACGGCTGCGCGGTGGATCTGGAGATCCTCGACGACCACGTCGCCATCGAGGCCACCGTCCGCACGGCCGACCGCACCGGCGTGGAGATGGAGGCCCTGACGGCCGTCACCGTCGCCGCGCTCGCGGTCATCGACATGGTCAAGGGCGTGGACCGCTCCGCATACATCCGCACCTGCGGTATCACGGCGAAATCCGGCGGGCGCTCCGGCGACTGGTCGCGCGAGCTGCCCCGCTGA